In a genomic window of Gloeocapsopsis dulcis:
- a CDS encoding NYN domain-containing protein: MATLLVREMLSLPIRKRQALLLGRLSALAKRSIVYIDGFNFYYGAVKDTPNKWLNLQNYFELLRQDDDIQKIWYFTAKVSGAQLVRQETYFDALATLPLIEIVFGLYKLKELRCRIKECKYQGNKLYKVPEEKGTDVNIALQMLDDAYQSACDRMILVSGDSDLVPAVKLVKKRHPKIQITVYIPANHPKRGAAKELRNVADKHKTLPSALLSKAQFPQSLIGISGKTICKPSCW; the protein is encoded by the coding sequence TAAAAGGCAGGCTTTGTTATTGGGAAGATTAAGCGCTTTGGCTAAACGTAGCATTGTATATATAGACGGCTTCAACTTTTATTATGGTGCTGTTAAGGATACTCCTAATAAGTGGCTGAATCTACAAAATTACTTTGAGTTGCTTAGACAGGATGATGATATACAAAAAATTTGGTATTTTACAGCAAAAGTTAGCGGTGCTCAGCTAGTTAGACAGGAAACGTACTTTGATGCACTAGCGACCCTACCATTGATTGAAATAGTATTCGGACTTTACAAGCTTAAAGAATTACGTTGTCGAATAAAAGAGTGCAAGTATCAAGGAAATAAACTCTATAAAGTACCTGAAGAAAAGGGAACAGATGTAAATATAGCGTTACAAATGCTCGACGATGCGTATCAGAGCGCTTGTGACCGGATGATTCTAGTTTCAGGTGACTCCGACTTAGTGCCAGCAGTGAAACTAGTCAAGAAAAGGCATCCAAAAATTCAAATTACCGTATATATTCCTGCAAATCACCCTAAGCGAGGAGCAGCAAAAGAATTGCGGAATGTTGCTGACAAGCATAAAACTCTACCATCTGCTCTGCTTTCAAAAGCTCAGTTTCCTCAGAGTCTCATAGGGATTTCAGGAAAAACTATCTGCAAGCCTAGCTGTTGGTAG
- a CDS encoding urease accessory protein UreF, protein MTIERVLYLLQLASPALPVGAYSYSEGIEALVDAGMISNEQGLQHWLEQELRYGAIRLEAAVMVRAYHAVQNGDIEALSYWNQWLSAARETEELRSSSWQMGRSLMKLLLQLQPQVSPLADVVGNPCNYAIAFGIAGAAWKIEPLSSVVLGYLHSWTTNLVTAGVKLIPLGQTAGQQVILNLFPHIIDAATEILTLSDDDLCSCGWGLSLASMAHETQYTRLFRS, encoded by the coding sequence ATGACAATTGAGCGTGTATTGTATCTTTTACAACTTGCAAGCCCAGCTTTACCCGTGGGTGCTTATAGTTATTCGGAGGGAATCGAAGCACTTGTTGATGCGGGGATGATTAGCAATGAGCAAGGTTTGCAGCATTGGTTAGAACAAGAATTACGTTATGGTGCAATTCGACTCGAGGCCGCAGTGATGGTTCGGGCGTATCATGCGGTGCAAAATGGGGATATAGAAGCTTTAAGTTATTGGAATCAGTGGCTATCGGCGGCACGAGAAACCGAAGAATTGCGATCTTCAAGTTGGCAAATGGGGCGATCGCTCATGAAACTTCTCTTACAATTACAACCGCAGGTATCGCCTTTAGCCGATGTCGTAGGAAATCCTTGTAATTATGCGATCGCGTTTGGGATTGCGGGGGCTGCCTGGAAAATAGAACCCTTGTCATCGGTTGTTCTGGGCTATCTACACAGTTGGACGACGAATCTTGTGACTGCTGGGGTAAAATTGATTCCGCTAGGACAAACGGCGGGACAACAAGTAATATTAAATTTATTTCCCCATATCATTGATGCTGCGACAGAGATTCTGACCTTGAGTGATGATGACTTGTGTAGCTGCGGTTGGGGATTGTCGCTGGCGAGTATGGCACACGAAACCCAGTATACAAGATTATTTCGTAGTTAG
- the ureE gene encoding urease accessory protein UreE — MIALTQRQPPNAAIAVSLTLALTAEERTRSRYRLETEDETIFLRLPRGTVLYDGDLLQAEDASVVVRVIAKPEPVLVVTATPVVLLKAAYHLGNRHVPVEVTQDYLRLSPDPVLRAMLEQLGTQVQEALLPFQPEIGAYGHNH; from the coding sequence ATGATTGCACTTACCCAACGTCAGCCACCCAATGCTGCGATCGCGGTTAGTTTGACTTTAGCGCTGACTGCGGAAGAACGAACTCGGAGTCGCTATCGCCTTGAAACTGAGGATGAAACTATATTTTTACGCTTACCCAGAGGTACAGTACTCTACGATGGTGACTTACTGCAAGCTGAAGATGCCAGTGTTGTTGTGCGGGTAATTGCTAAACCTGAACCTGTGCTTGTTGTCACGGCAACTCCAGTAGTATTGCTTAAAGCTGCGTATCATTTAGGCAATCGTCATGTACCCGTAGAAGTTACCCAAGATTATTTGCGGTTGTCACCCGATCCAGTTTTACGCGCTATGCTGGAACAACTCGGAACCCAAGTACAAGAAGCACTATTACCATTTCAGCCAGAAATTGGTGCGTATGGACATAATCATTAA
- a CDS encoding quinone-dependent dihydroorotate dehydrogenase: MARLDLNFKHQWDLYKLVIRPVLFTGLKSDPEWLYQKTISTLSWLENSPHHPVTKSTQRLLQKSLCLSDERLAQKLWGIQFPNPVGLAAGFDKDGVAASVWTNFGFGLAEVGTVTFHAQPGNPPPRLFRLPQDCAALNRMGFNNFGAAMMAKRLKNATHLIPIGVNLGKSKITPLEAAASDYLESFRLLKDLGDYFVVNVSSPNTPGLRSLQNTAELSSILDALQQENQGQKPICVKIAPDLEWAAIAAIIEIAQTYKIAGIIATNTTISRDRLKTKIVAQTGKPVTEEAGGISGLPVRDRATEIIRFIYQQTQGQLPIIGVGGIFTTQDAWEKITAGASLVQVYTGWIYEGPLMVRRILQGLLLKLEEHKLNSIVDAVGLQSTKNL; this comes from the coding sequence GTGGCAAGATTAGACTTGAATTTCAAACACCAGTGGGATCTATACAAACTCGTTATTCGACCTGTACTATTTACTGGATTAAAGAGTGACCCAGAATGGTTGTATCAAAAAACGATTAGCACTCTTAGTTGGTTAGAAAATTCGCCACATCACCCAGTTACAAAGTCAACACAACGTTTGTTACAAAAATCCTTGTGTTTGAGCGATGAACGTTTAGCACAAAAACTTTGGGGGATTCAATTTCCTAATCCGGTTGGTTTAGCGGCAGGCTTTGATAAAGATGGTGTTGCAGCAAGTGTATGGACAAACTTTGGTTTTGGCTTGGCGGAAGTTGGTACAGTGACATTTCACGCGCAACCAGGAAATCCCCCCCCACGGTTGTTTCGTCTACCACAAGATTGCGCTGCTTTAAACCGCATGGGATTTAACAATTTTGGCGCAGCTATGATGGCGAAACGATTAAAAAATGCTACTCATTTGATACCGATTGGGGTCAATTTAGGAAAATCAAAAATCACTCCACTAGAAGCAGCAGCCTCTGATTATCTAGAAAGTTTTCGGTTACTTAAAGATTTGGGAGATTACTTTGTTGTCAATGTTTCTTCGCCCAATACACCAGGATTGCGATCACTTCAAAATACCGCAGAACTGAGTTCAATTCTGGACGCATTACAACAAGAAAATCAAGGTCAAAAGCCAATTTGCGTAAAAATAGCTCCCGATCTGGAATGGGCAGCGATCGCTGCCATCATTGAAATTGCCCAAACTTACAAAATTGCGGGAATTATTGCGACAAACACGACAATAAGTCGCGATCGCCTCAAAACGAAAATAGTGGCACAAACAGGGAAGCCTGTTACGGAAGAAGCTGGAGGAATTAGTGGTTTGCCAGTACGCGATCGCGCTACTGAAATTATCCGGTTTATCTACCAACAAACACAAGGTCAACTCCCAATTATTGGCGTTGGCGGGATCTTTACTACCCAAGATGCTTGGGAGAAAATTACAGCAGGTGCAAGCCTTGTGCAGGTTTACACGGGTTGGATTTATGAAGGACCATTAATGGTACGCCGGATCTTACAAGGATTACTCCTCAAACTAGAAGAACACAAACTCAATTCAATTGTCGATGCGGTAGGATTACAGTCAACCAAAAACTTATGA
- a CDS encoding class I SAM-dependent methyltransferase, with protein MPRILEPEVMDSWEEAVEYDAMDFTEVNTAFAESVIELGPNCAANILDVGTGTARIPLLIASRCPQWRIWGIDLAKNMLQLGLQHVKNAGLEQQIFLETVDAKKMPYPDGQFQMVVSNSLVHHLPDPLPFFREVARVLQPQGTILIRDLIRPTDVETMDALVASIGTEYDEQQKKLFRDSLNAALTLDEVHDLIKQANLSNVKVYQSSDRHWTAATWQD; from the coding sequence CTGCCAAGAATCTTGGAACCAGAAGTGATGGATAGCTGGGAAGAGGCGGTAGAATATGACGCAATGGACTTTACAGAAGTTAATACTGCCTTTGCTGAAAGTGTGATTGAGTTAGGACCTAATTGTGCGGCAAACATTCTTGATGTTGGTACAGGTACAGCACGAATTCCTCTATTAATTGCTTCTCGGTGTCCGCAATGGCGGATCTGGGGTATTGATTTAGCCAAAAATATGTTACAGCTTGGCTTACAGCACGTTAAAAATGCTGGCTTAGAACAACAGATTTTTCTGGAAACTGTTGATGCTAAAAAAATGCCTTATCCTGATGGGCAATTTCAGATGGTAGTTTCTAATAGCTTAGTACACCACTTGCCTGATCCTTTACCTTTTTTTCGTGAAGTAGCACGAGTACTACAACCACAAGGTACTATCTTGATTCGTGACTTGATTCGTCCTACAGATGTCGAAACAATGGATGCTTTAGTCGCAAGTATTGGTACAGAATACGACGAACAGCAAAAGAAATTATTTCGTGATTCGCTCAATGCTGCACTTACCTTGGATGAGGTTCATGATTTAATTAAGCAAGCCAATTTGAGCAATGTAAAAGTTTATCAGTCTTCAGATCGACATTGGACAGCAGCAACGTGGCAAGATTAG
- a CDS encoding RNA-guided endonuclease InsQ/TnpB family protein, translating to MNTRRITYRLYPSRMQEERLHYFRKLHKDLWNACVYHRKTEYQKFGKNVTYYDQQNILPAFKAEWVEYKELGSQALQATVKRADFAFQRFFSGLGKYPKFKSSRYYRGWTYPASSGWKAHTTGDNGGLELAGISGQIQMRGAARTWGIPTTCTIIWKRSKWYASITVNCDPKRETSTGAIGLDIGCLTAIAMSDGTKVDNPRFLATAQKDINKVSKQLRRKRSPQRKTKASRRWKKVRKQVSKLQNKVANRRQNWVHQIATEITSTNSLVATEELAVKNMTAKAKKGKRKRTRGASTRGTRATHSLQKTGLNRSILDVGFGMLRQAIKYKVIEAGGVFVDVPTKKIKPSQTCPQCGTQKLKSLDERIHQCDCGCTLDRDVASAIVCLNYSLGLGTSLTDGDDLALPKTPKKCGGFRQLNQMKRQKLSEA from the coding sequence ATGAATACTCGCAGAATTACTTACAGATTGTATCCATCAAGAATGCAGGAAGAAAGACTGCACTACTTCCGCAAGTTGCACAAAGACTTGTGGAATGCTTGCGTGTATCATCGCAAGACCGAGTATCAGAAATTTGGCAAGAATGTCACCTACTACGACCAGCAGAACATTCTGCCTGCCTTCAAGGCTGAGTGGGTGGAGTACAAAGAGTTAGGCTCACAAGCATTACAAGCCACAGTCAAACGAGCTGATTTTGCGTTCCAACGGTTTTTTTCTGGATTAGGAAAATACCCCAAGTTCAAATCATCTCGCTACTATCGCGGTTGGACTTATCCTGCTAGTAGTGGTTGGAAGGCGCATACAACTGGCGATAACGGAGGGCTAGAACTAGCAGGGATTTCCGGTCAGATTCAAATGCGCGGGGCTGCTAGAACCTGGGGAATTCCAACTACTTGCACAATCATTTGGAAGCGAAGCAAATGGTATGCCAGTATTACAGTGAATTGCGACCCGAAGCGCGAAACTAGCACAGGTGCGATTGGCTTAGACATTGGTTGCTTGACGGCAATAGCAATGAGTGATGGGACAAAAGTTGATAATCCTAGATTCCTTGCCACCGCCCAAAAAGACATCAACAAGGTATCCAAGCAGTTGAGGAGAAAACGCAGCCCACAAAGAAAAACTAAAGCTTCCCGAAGATGGAAGAAAGTTAGAAAGCAAGTATCCAAACTACAAAACAAAGTTGCCAATCGTCGTCAAAATTGGGTTCATCAAATAGCTACAGAAATCACTAGCACTAATAGCCTCGTAGCCACAGAAGAACTCGCAGTCAAAAATATGACGGCTAAAGCCAAGAAAGGTAAGCGGAAGCGAACGCGAGGTGCTTCAACGCGGGGAACCCGCGCAACGCACTCGCTCCAGAAAACAGGGTTGAATCGGTCTATTTTAGATGTAGGATTTGGGATGCTAAGACAAGCCATCAAATATAAAGTAATTGAGGCTGGTGGCGTGTTTGTCGATGTCCCTACCAAGAAAATCAAGCCATCTCAGACCTGTCCCCAATGCGGTACTCAAAAGCTCAAGTCACTTGATGAGCGCATACATCAATGCGATTGCGGTTGTACTCTAGATAGAGATGTTGCTTCTGCTATTGTTTGCCTAAACTATTCGCTGGGGTTAGGAACTAGCCTCACAGATGGTGATGATTTAGCTCTACCTAAAACCCCAAAGAAATGCGGAGGATTTAGGCAACTCAATCAGATGAAGCGTCAGAAACTGTCTGAGGCGTAA
- a CDS encoding phosphoribosyltransferase has protein sequence MSDFPLFRDRIDAGEQLAQAISIVLTQPPLSTIDAQPIVYALPRGGIPVGLPVAQSLKCPLSILVAKKISHPKNPELAIGAVTADGKVLWAEETPFYVPYSRQGKAALAEAMAKAQEQLAQLTPACPEVNAEGAIAIIVDDGIATGMTMAVAAQALKAQNPAAILLCAPLAPRGLISWLEEWGDRVIILETPQSFMSVSRFYADFPQVETEEAFAYLQQHKEGMRSEE, from the coding sequence ATGTCAGATTTCCCTCTTTTTCGCGATCGCATTGATGCTGGCGAACAGTTAGCACAAGCAATTTCCATTGTTTTAACTCAGCCACCGCTATCCACAATCGATGCCCAACCGATTGTCTACGCCCTACCACGCGGCGGTATACCCGTAGGCTTGCCTGTCGCACAATCATTAAAATGCCCTTTAAGTATCTTAGTTGCTAAAAAAATTAGCCATCCCAAGAATCCCGAATTAGCAATTGGTGCTGTTACTGCCGATGGTAAAGTGCTTTGGGCTGAAGAAACGCCATTTTACGTTCCTTATTCGCGTCAAGGAAAAGCCGCACTTGCTGAAGCAATGGCAAAAGCACAAGAACAACTTGCTCAACTTACACCTGCGTGTCCTGAAGTTAATGCTGAAGGGGCGATCGCAATTATTGTTGATGATGGTATTGCTACCGGAATGACAATGGCTGTCGCTGCCCAAGCCCTAAAAGCCCAAAATCCTGCCGCCATCTTATTGTGCGCGCCCTTAGCACCACGCGGGTTAATTTCCTGGCTCGAAGAATGGGGCGATCGCGTAATTATTTTAGAAACACCGCAATCGTTCATGAGTGTCAGTCGCTTCTATGCTGACTTTCCCCAGGTTGAAACTGAAGAAGCTTTTGCTTATTTACAGCAACACAAAGAAGGGATGAGGAGTGAGGAGTGA
- a CDS encoding uracil-DNA glycosylase — MTSSEEQLSLFQATTTDSEASAAGQPELIPTDAKIPIPPGTYSAMTEIAQHCNECHRCGLGETRTHAVVGRGNLQAPIMIIGEAPGQNEDETGLPFVGKAGQLLDKILASVKLDTDKHIYICNVIKCRPPNNRVPTTNEISACKPYLLEQIRLVNPKIILFTGATALKGLTGEKRGITKIRGNWIEWEGRLCMPILHPAYLLRNPSRERGSPKWLMWQDIQAVRTKLDEMQQMPSG, encoded by the coding sequence ATGACTAGCAGCGAAGAGCAACTTAGTCTTTTTCAAGCGACTACTACTGATTCAGAAGCATCGGCAGCAGGGCAGCCCGAATTAATTCCCACAGACGCTAAAATTCCGATTCCCCCTGGCACATATTCCGCAATGACAGAAATCGCACAGCACTGCAACGAGTGTCATCGCTGCGGACTTGGCGAAACTCGTACCCACGCTGTAGTTGGACGCGGGAATTTGCAAGCACCGATTATGATCATTGGCGAAGCACCAGGGCAAAATGAAGATGAAACTGGATTACCTTTTGTCGGTAAAGCTGGGCAACTCTTGGATAAAATCTTGGCTTCGGTAAAACTCGATACAGACAAGCATATTTATATCTGTAATGTCATTAAGTGCCGTCCACCCAACAACCGCGTTCCTACCACCAACGAAATTAGCGCGTGTAAACCCTACCTTCTAGAGCAAATTCGTTTGGTTAATCCAAAAATTATTCTGTTTACTGGTGCCACCGCACTCAAAGGTTTGACAGGAGAAAAACGTGGAATTACAAAAATTCGGGGAAACTGGATTGAGTGGGAAGGACGTTTATGTATGCCTATTCTCCATCCAGCATATTTGTTGCGTAACCCTTCTCGCGAACGTGGTAGTCCAAAATGGTTGATGTGGCAAGATATTCAAGCTGTCCGCACTAAATTAGATGAGATGCAACAGATGCCTTCCGGCTGA
- the pyrF gene encoding orotidine-5'-phosphate decarboxylase, with translation MSPERIIVPLDVASEAEAIALLETLPEVTFWKVGLELFVNSGPGILKILKNQQKRIFLDLKFHDIPNTMAGACRAAGRYGVDLLTIHATAGKEAIAAAQQAVQEGAASVGVAPAKVLAITILTSLSARQLAFDLKIPLELPDYALQMALLAQEAGVDGAVCSPQEVAQLRQTCGDNFLLVCPGVRPSWAEGGDQKRSLTPAQALKAGADYLVIGRPITAAEEPKLAWNRICDELVGS, from the coding sequence ATGTCCCCAGAACGCATTATTGTGCCTTTAGATGTTGCCAGCGAAGCCGAGGCGATCGCCTTGCTTGAAACATTACCAGAAGTGACTTTCTGGAAAGTTGGTTTAGAACTTTTTGTTAACAGTGGTCCAGGTATCTTAAAAATACTTAAAAACCAGCAAAAGCGGATTTTTTTAGATCTGAAGTTTCACGATATTCCTAATACCATGGCGGGCGCGTGTCGGGCGGCGGGACGTTACGGAGTTGATTTACTGACAATTCATGCTACAGCAGGAAAAGAGGCGATCGCAGCAGCGCAGCAAGCGGTTCAAGAAGGTGCTGCATCAGTAGGTGTTGCACCAGCCAAGGTGCTTGCAATTACAATACTGACAAGTCTCTCGGCGCGACAACTCGCATTTGATTTAAAAATCCCTCTAGAGTTACCTGATTATGCTTTACAAATGGCGCTGTTGGCTCAAGAGGCAGGAGTAGATGGTGCTGTGTGTTCTCCTCAAGAAGTCGCACAGTTACGTCAAACGTGTGGTGACAACTTTTTACTAGTTTGCCCTGGGGTACGACCTAGTTGGGCAGAAGGGGGAGATCAAAAGCGATCGCTGACTCCTGCACAAGCACTAAAAGCTGGGGCTGATTACCTTGTGATTGGACGTCCGATTACTGCGGCTGAAGAGCCAAAACTTGCTTGGAACCGTATTTGTGACGAGTTAGTAGGGTCATGA
- the tyrS gene encoding tyrosine--tRNA ligase, with amino-acid sequence MTQSPGETKVQPTIDSAVKNFTWLRRGVSEIFPEQVASDDLLENLEKRLTDTHRPLRVKLGIDPTSPDIHLGHSIPYRKLRAFQDAGHTAVLIIGDFTARIGDPTGKSEVRRQLNEEMVAQNAKTYLEQLRPILDFDTPGRLEVRYNSEWLSKLDLAKILELLATMTVGQMLAKEGFAERYAQENPIYLHEFLYPIMQGYDSVAVEADVELGGTDQKFNIAVGRDLQRHFGFPPQFGVLMPILIGTDGVQKMSKSLGNYVGLSEDPLTMYSKLEKTPDHLLKQYFELLTDLPLDLLPENPRDRQKLLALNIVSQYHGQEAAAKAQQTAMSLIQGATTDTSTVPEFSLSQVEFPAKLFYILSASKLCKSSSDARRQIQGGAVRIDGDRITQLDLAFEKPEQLYDKVLQVGKNKFVRLVP; translated from the coding sequence ATGACGCAAAGCCCAGGGGAAACCAAAGTACAACCAACGATTGATAGTGCAGTAAAAAACTTTACATGGCTACGTCGCGGTGTTAGCGAGATTTTTCCTGAACAAGTTGCTTCTGATGATTTGCTGGAAAACCTCGAAAAACGTTTGACAGATACGCATCGACCTTTGCGCGTCAAGTTGGGCATCGATCCTACGAGTCCCGATATTCACTTGGGTCATAGTATTCCTTATAGAAAACTGAGAGCTTTTCAAGATGCGGGACATACGGCGGTACTTATTATTGGCGATTTTACTGCAAGAATTGGCGATCCAACAGGTAAATCAGAAGTCCGTCGCCAGTTGAACGAAGAAATGGTGGCACAAAATGCCAAAACATACTTGGAGCAGTTGCGTCCTATCTTAGATTTTGACACACCAGGCAGGTTAGAAGTTCGCTACAACTCCGAGTGGCTCTCAAAGTTGGATTTGGCAAAAATATTAGAATTACTTGCCACGATGACTGTCGGGCAAATGTTAGCAAAAGAAGGCTTTGCTGAACGTTATGCTCAAGAAAACCCGATTTACTTGCATGAGTTTTTGTACCCAATTATGCAGGGATATGATTCAGTCGCGGTAGAAGCTGATGTGGAATTAGGTGGTACAGATCAAAAGTTTAATATTGCAGTAGGTCGAGATTTACAACGTCATTTTGGCTTTCCCCCACAGTTCGGCGTACTGATGCCAATATTGATTGGAACTGACGGGGTACAAAAGATGTCTAAGTCGCTGGGGAACTATGTAGGGTTATCCGAAGACCCACTGACAATGTATTCCAAATTAGAAAAAACTCCCGACCATCTGCTGAAACAATACTTTGAGTTGTTGACAGATTTACCTTTAGATCTCTTACCCGAAAATCCCCGCGATCGCCAAAAGCTCTTGGCATTAAATATCGTATCTCAATACCACGGTCAAGAAGCCGCAGCTAAAGCCCAACAAACTGCAATGTCGCTGATTCAAGGAGCAACAACAGATACATCGACTGTTCCAGAGTTTTCTTTATCACAGGTAGAGTTTCCGGCCAAGTTGTTTTATATTTTGAGTGCGAGTAAATTGTGTAAAAGTAGTTCCGACGCCCGCAGACAAATTCAAGGTGGTGCAGTAAGAATAGATGGCGATCGCATTACGCAACTTGATTTAGCTTTTGAAAAACCCGAACAACTCTACGACAAAGTTCTTCAAGTTGGCAAAAATAAGTTTGTCCGCTTAGTCCCTTGA